The window CGACCCCTGGGGATTCCTCACACCCCGCCCCCGCGTTATAATTTCCCTCTTCCCGCAGGGAGACGCCAATGCCCTTCCACGGCCTTCCACCTGAAATCACCTACGCCTTCGTTCCCGAGCCCACCGACACCCCAGGCCTTATCCAGATCGTCATCACGATCGAAGGCGTCCCCGGCCACATCCCGACAGAACTGCATGCAACCAACATGAACGAAGCCCTCGAGCTTTGCGACCGCTTCAACGCTCCTCTCGGCCAGAGTCGCGCCGACGCTCAGCGCATAGCCGACAGGTCCCGCGCGACAGACGCCCTCCAGGACCTCGACCCCAGCCACATCCACTAACGCTCTCCCCTGCACCTGCAGGTGATCCCGCTATCGATTCGGCCGGCGCCACACACTCCTTTTCCCCATTGATTGCGGACTCCCCGCAGGCCAGAATCTCCCTGCGGCCCGACAACCAGTGCACCAGGGAGTTCACACATCCATGGCACAATCGCTCAATCGCGCCGAGGTTATCGGTAACCTCGGACGCGATCCCGAAGTCCGTACGTTTCAGGACTCCGGCCGCGTCGCAACCATCTCAATTGCAACCTCGCAGCGCTTCAAGGACCGCTCGACCGGCGACTACACCGAACGGACAGAATGGCACCGCATCGCCACCTACCACCCGTTCTTCGTCGACCTTCTGTCCCAGCACGGCAAGAAGGGCCGCCGCGTCTTCGTCTCCGGGCGACTGCAGACGCGGAAATGGACAGACCGCAACGGCACGGACCACTACTCCACCGAAATCGTCATACCACCGGGCGGCCAGCTTCTCTTCCTGGACCGACGCGACGACACCGCCCCCCAGGGAGCCGATCCGGCCGCGCCTCCGCCGCCGGACTCTCCCCCAACCGAAGAGCTCATCAACGACGAGAGCCTCCAGGGCTGACCCGCCCAACCCCGTTATCGGCCGGCGCTCTCCAGAGCGCCGGCCTTCTTTTTGCCGCCAGCGCCCAAGCCGAAGCAAAGCCCCAGTCTCTGCAACCGTCCCCTTCCAGGAGCATCGCCATGATCCGGTTCGTCCAGGGCAACATCTTCGATTCCGGCTGCGAGGCCCTCGTCAATCCCGTCAACTGCGTCGGCGTCATGGGCAAGGGCCTGGCGCTCCAGTTCAAGCGCCGCTTCCCCGCCAACTTCACATCCTATGCCGCCGCATGCCGCCGCCGCGATCTCGCCCCCGGCCGCCTGCACGTCTTCGACGCCGGCGTTCCCCGCCTCATCGTCAACTTCCCGACGAAACGCCACTGGCGCGACGCCAGCCGCCTCGACGACGTAACCCAAGGCCTCCACGCCCTAGCCGGCGCCATCGCTACAAACACCATCCGCTCGATTGCGATCCCCCCGCTCGGCTGCGGCCTCGGCGGGCTGCCCTGGCCCGACGTCCGCCAACTGATCCTCCACCATCTCTCCACGCTAGACGGCGTGGATGTCGTCATCCACGGTCCCGCCCCCGAGTAGAGCCCGGCACTTCTCCAGCCATCTTTCCCCAACACCGCTTCCGCTCTACATTCCATCCCGACAACCGAAAGGAGCGTCCACCATGCGCGCCTATACAGCTGTCATCCAGCGATGCCCCGATACCGGCGTCTACATCGGTCATGTCCCCGGCATCCCCGGCGCTCACTCTCAAGGCAACTCTCTCGACGAAATCAACGCAGAAGTCCTCGCCCTGATCTTCGAAGACGATGAACCCACCATCCAGGCAGAATTCGTCGGCATACAGACAGTTCTCGCCCTTGAGCACAACTGCCTCGCGAGCGACGCCACCGCGACGGTGAGGTAGCCGGACAATGAAGCAAACAGCCGTGCGACTGCCCGAGGTAACCCACAACCGCCTGCGCGCCCTTGCCGCCCGCTCGGGCCGCACCGCCGCCTTCTACATTCGCGAAGCCCTCGAACGTCATCTGGAGGACCTCGAGGACCTGCACACCGCCGAGAACGCCGCTGCGGAGCACCGAAATTCCGGCGACCGGACTCTCACGCTCGACGAATTGGACGCCTACCTTGGCGTGGAAGATTGAAATCGCGGAGCGCGCGGCCAGGCAAATCAAGAAGCTCAATCCACCCGACTCGGCCCGGATCCGCACCTATCTGCGAAACCGGTTGTCTCAACTCGATCATCCGCGACAGGCCGGCGCCACGCTGCAGGGTTCCACTCTCGGCCGCTACTGGCGCTATCGCGTCGGCGACTACCGCATCCTGTGCGAACTCCACGACGACGAACAACGTGTACTAGTCGTCCAGATCGGCCATCGCCGCTCGATCTACCGCCACCAATAGCTTCCCGGCCC is drawn from Deltaproteobacteria bacterium and contains these coding sequences:
- the ssb gene encoding single-stranded DNA-binding protein, coding for MAQSLNRAEVIGNLGRDPEVRTFQDSGRVATISIATSQRFKDRSTGDYTERTEWHRIATYHPFFVDLLSQHGKKGRRVFVSGRLQTRKWTDRNGTDHYSTEIVIPPGGQLLFLDRRDDTAPQGADPAAPPPPDSPPTEELINDESLQG
- a CDS encoding macro domain-containing protein, whose product is MIRFVQGNIFDSGCEALVNPVNCVGVMGKGLALQFKRRFPANFTSYAAACRRRDLAPGRLHVFDAGVPRLIVNFPTKRHWRDASRLDDVTQGLHALAGAIATNTIRSIAIPPLGCGLGGLPWPDVRQLILHHLSTLDGVDVVIHGPAPE
- a CDS encoding type II toxin-antitoxin system HicB family antitoxin, whose translation is MRAYTAVIQRCPDTGVYIGHVPGIPGAHSQGNSLDEINAEVLALIFEDDEPTIQAEFVGIQTVLALEHNCLASDATATVR
- a CDS encoding DUF6290 family protein — its product is MKQTAVRLPEVTHNRLRALAARSGRTAAFYIREALERHLEDLEDLHTAENAAAEHRNSGDRTLTLDELDAYLGVED
- a CDS encoding type II toxin-antitoxin system RelE/ParE family toxin — protein: MAWKIEIAERAARQIKKLNPPDSARIRTYLRNRLSQLDHPRQAGATLQGSTLGRYWRYRVGDYRILCELHDDEQRVLVVQIGHRRSIYRHQ